A region of the Carboxydothermus pertinax genome:
AATACAGGTATCGCAAAATAAGAAAGAGGTATTTCGTTTGGCATTTTATACATCACCAAATATGCGGGAATTATTGCAATAAATACTACTGGTGAAATATATGTCTGACCTTCTTTAAAAGATTTTGCATAAGCGCTTAATGCTAGTTCTAACGCTGCAAACATTGAAGCTGTGAAAAAGGCAGTCACAAACATGACAATTATTGCTGTTACGCTCATTTTAAAATCGGCATTTAAAGATGCCATGTCTTTGTTAAAAGCAAAAGATGCGAAAAGTCCCAAAAGTGAAGCAACAGCACTGAGAAGCGCCATAGATGTTACAGCCAAGTATTTCCCCGCCATTATTGAAAGTCTTGATGCAGAAGTCGTAAGCAAAGGTTCTAGAGTCCCTCTTTCTTTCTCACCTGCAGCCAAATCTACAGCAGCCCCTATACCTCCTGTCGCTGTCCATAAAGTCAATAACATTGGTACAATGAATGCTAAAAAAGACCCTGCCATTTTACTCTGTGAAGCTATGTTTTCTGTCTTTACTGCAATTGGCTCAAGTATTTTAGGGTCTATCCCCTTTGCCATAAGTCTTTCTTTTACAATATTATTAGAATATTCTTTTATAATGCCTCTTATCAT
Encoded here:
- a CDS encoding ABC transporter permease, giving the protein MRKLKFKHVYIVLKKELKDIFRDKKTWIVTILLPALFIPIMMYIVIGGAESISEQKISDIKIAVIDKGNNQKFVNYLKSTGISIITDLQNTKESLEKGDIKAILIIPSDFGKNIEEGKNADLIIQVDMANIKSSNAESMIRGIIKEYSNNIVKERLMAKGIDPKILEPIAVKTENIASQSKMAGSFLAFIVPMLLTLWTATGGIGAAVDLAAGEKERGTLEPLLTTSASRLSIMAGKYLAVTSMALLSAVASLLGLFASFAFNKDMASLNADFKMSVTAIIVMFVTAFFTASMFAALELALSAYAKSFKEGQTYISPVVFIAIIPAYLVMYKMPNEIPLSYFAIPVFGTISIFRELLYGIINMTHISIFVFSSIIYVGISVYLAALMFKQEWALFRV